A window of Eubacteriaceae bacterium ES3 contains these coding sequences:
- the zupT gene encoding zinc transporter ZupT, which produces MHFSNIGIAILLTLLAGLSTGIGGLIVLTFEKTNTKLLSIALGFSAGVMIYVSFVELFYESRQLLTANLGHTSGTWVNIISFFGGMLLIAIIDKLVPSYENPHEAHLVEEATSCPADGSQKLLRVGMMTALIIAIHNFPEGMATFVSTIQNPQLGIAIAIAVAIHNIPEGMSVAIPVFCATGDRRKALRWSFFSGMAEPVGAIVAYLLLVPILNDTVFGILFGIIAGIMVFISFDELLPTAREYGEHHLSIYGLIGGMILMAISLILIG; this is translated from the coding sequence ATGCATTTTTCCAATATTGGTATTGCTATCTTACTGACTCTACTAGCCGGCTTATCCACCGGTATTGGCGGCCTGATAGTTCTTACTTTTGAAAAAACTAATACCAAACTTTTATCGATCGCCTTGGGCTTCTCCGCTGGCGTAATGATTTACGTTTCCTTCGTAGAATTGTTTTATGAATCCCGACAATTACTCACCGCCAATCTGGGGCATACAAGTGGAACTTGGGTCAATATTATTTCTTTTTTTGGCGGAATGCTCTTGATTGCCATTATCGATAAACTGGTCCCCTCATATGAAAATCCCCACGAAGCACATTTGGTTGAAGAAGCAACTAGCTGCCCAGCTGATGGTAGCCAGAAACTCTTGCGGGTTGGTATGATGACCGCCCTGATCATTGCTATCCACAATTTCCCAGAGGGGATGGCGACATTTGTATCTACCATTCAAAATCCACAATTGGGAATTGCTATTGCTATCGCAGTTGCCATTCATAACATCCCAGAAGGGATGTCTGTGGCAATTCCTGTATTCTGTGCTACTGGAGACCGTCGTAAAGCTCTGAGATGGTCGTTTTTTTCTGGGATGGCTGAGCCGGTCGGTGCCATAGTTGCTTACTTACTGCTTGTTCCAATTCTAAATGATACAGTGTTCGGTATCCTCTTTGGAATAATCGCCGGTATTATGGTATTTATATCCTTCGACGAACTATTGCCAACCGCCAGGGAATATGGTGAACATCATTTATCCATCTATGGACTGATTGGCGGGATGATTCTGATGGCCATAAGCTTGATCTTGATCGGTTAA
- a CDS encoding 2-isopropylmalate synthase, which produces MSRKIYVLDTTLRDGEQVPGAKLNLKEKLIVAQQLAKMKVDMMEVGFPSSSQGDFEAVRAISRKIGKDVGIAALGRAVQGDIDSIYSSIKEAENPLIHIVLGASDVHVGKKLRKSPQDVIEMGVRAVKYASSLIPNVQYSLEDASRGDFEYLWRTIEAVVEAGATIINVPDTVGFAIPEEYGRLIGRIDERLKNLAPEVLLSVHCHNDTGLATANTLAAVKNGANKVECTINGIGERAGNTSLEEVTMGILLHPDYYNGYTTIDTSQIYESSRVVSATMGLDIQVNKAITGENAFAHSSGIHQDGLLKSKDVYEIMDPVTIGAPEMEIVLTARSGRHAFRYVSQRLGFELSEESFESIYQQFLAMADSKKEIYDNDVLTLLKNRATFSGKSCPELWQLNDYELNAKGGVVLATITLSKGEQEFVSSASDNGVVAALYGSIIKACDIPVELIDYRINSLGRGRGSMGKVSVQIRHNDEVFSGKAIEKDVMQASALALVNAINKTYLSGE; this is translated from the coding sequence ATGTCAAGAAAAATTTATGTGTTGGATACGACTTTAAGAGATGGCGAACAGGTACCCGGAGCAAAACTTAACTTAAAAGAAAAGCTTATTGTAGCTCAACAGCTGGCTAAAATGAAAGTTGATATGATGGAAGTAGGATTTCCGTCTTCATCCCAGGGCGATTTTGAGGCTGTTCGGGCGATCAGCAGAAAAATTGGTAAAGATGTTGGTATAGCAGCTCTCGGCCGAGCAGTGCAAGGTGATATTGATAGTATTTATAGCAGCATTAAAGAGGCTGAAAATCCACTCATTCATATTGTTCTCGGGGCCTCTGATGTTCATGTGGGTAAAAAACTCAGAAAGTCACCCCAAGACGTTATTGAGATGGGGGTTAGAGCTGTTAAGTATGCCAGCAGTCTGATTCCAAATGTGCAATATTCCTTAGAAGACGCCAGCCGTGGAGATTTTGAATATTTATGGCGGACTATTGAAGCGGTTGTTGAAGCGGGAGCTACGATCATTAATGTGCCTGATACCGTTGGATTTGCCATTCCAGAAGAATATGGTCGTTTAATCGGACGAATTGATGAGCGTCTGAAAAACCTGGCGCCTGAAGTATTGCTAAGTGTACATTGCCACAATGATACAGGTTTGGCAACGGCGAATACTTTAGCAGCTGTGAAAAATGGTGCCAATAAAGTAGAATGTACAATAAATGGTATTGGCGAGAGAGCTGGCAATACTTCACTAGAAGAAGTTACGATGGGGATTTTATTACATCCAGATTATTATAATGGCTATACAACGATTGACACAAGTCAGATTTATGAAAGCTCGCGGGTGGTCAGTGCAACGATGGGACTTGATATTCAGGTCAACAAGGCAATCACTGGAGAAAATGCTTTTGCCCATTCTTCGGGGATTCATCAGGACGGATTGCTTAAATCCAAAGATGTATATGAGATCATGGACCCTGTTACAATTGGTGCACCTGAGATGGAAATTGTTCTAACCGCCCGTTCTGGTCGTCATGCCTTCAGATATGTTAGTCAGCGCTTGGGTTTTGAATTATCGGAAGAATCTTTTGAGAGTATTTATCAGCAGTTTTTAGCGATGGCAGATAGTAAAAAGGAAATTTATGATAATGATGTTCTAACTTTATTGAAAAACAGAGCAACATTTTCCGGTAAGTCTTGTCCTGAACTCTGGCAGTTAAATGATTACGAGTTAAACGCTAAAGGAGGCGTCGTGTTGGCAACTATCACATTGTCAAAAGGTGAGCAGGAGTTTGTTTCCAGCGCAAGTGATAATGGGGTTGTGGCAGCGCTTTATGGTAGTATTATTAAGGCCTGTGATATTCCCGTTGAACTGATTGATTACCGGATTAACAGCCTTGGCCGAGGTCGGGGAAGTATGGGAAAAGTGTCTGTTCAGATTCGCCATAATGATGAGGTATTCTCAGGAAAAGCGATTGAGAAGGATGTAATGCAGGCAAGTGCATTAGCTTTGGTAAATGCTATCAATAAGACTTATCTTTCTGGTGAATAA
- a CDS encoding IS66 family transposase: MTGKRYKHQMGKENSLTETETQDPALDFLSVITELQSENTRLNSELEEAQAKIKWYEEQLRLNAQKRFGKSADTVIIENQISFFNEPEVTKRPEQEEPSIEVATHRRKKRGLNRDSFDDLPVERIVYDLNEDEKVCPVCDHSLHQMKEEVRQELKVIPAKVVRVEHVRKVYACRHCQDHEIKTPIITAKAPNPVISGSFVSPSLLAYILYQKFAAALPLYRQEQTFKHFGIELSRATMSNWIIKGSERYLEPLYRLMKKHLEKESFLMADETSLKVLTKDGEACTSKAYMWLYRPGKYGKPMALFEYQPSRSGKHPKNFLENFKGILQTDGYDGYNSVTDITRVCCFAHARRQYTDALKALPKGTIKTETEAWQAVQMIGEMFVFEKALLKEDLTPKERKERREKELKPLMTAYFAWVKLMSQNTLPKSAFGKALNYSLKHQTVLENILLDGQCELSTNIAEQQIKPFVVARKNFLFCKTANGAKASATAFSLIQSAKLNELNPYEYLKFLFERLPDINCDDEVALEPFLPWSDQLPEICRQSLAQTNQHQ; encoded by the coding sequence ATGACAGGAAAGCGGTATAAGCATCAGATGGGTAAAGAAAACAGTTTAACAGAAACAGAAACACAAGATCCGGCACTGGATTTTTTATCTGTCATCACTGAACTTCAGAGTGAAAACACTCGGCTGAATTCAGAACTTGAAGAAGCGCAGGCAAAAATTAAATGGTACGAAGAACAGTTGCGTCTGAATGCCCAGAAGCGCTTCGGCAAATCCGCTGACACTGTCATAATTGAAAACCAGATCTCTTTTTTTAATGAGCCGGAGGTGACGAAACGCCCTGAGCAGGAAGAACCATCCATCGAAGTGGCTACCCACCGCCGTAAAAAGCGGGGACTGAACCGGGATTCTTTTGATGATCTGCCGGTTGAACGCATTGTTTATGATCTTAATGAAGATGAGAAAGTATGCCCTGTGTGTGACCATTCACTGCATCAGATGAAGGAGGAAGTGCGCCAGGAGCTCAAAGTGATTCCCGCCAAAGTGGTGCGGGTGGAACATGTCAGAAAAGTGTATGCCTGCCGACACTGTCAGGATCATGAGATCAAAACGCCGATTATTACAGCTAAAGCGCCCAATCCGGTTATTTCGGGCAGCTTTGTTTCGCCAAGTCTGCTTGCTTATATTCTATACCAGAAATTTGCGGCAGCCCTGCCTCTTTACCGGCAGGAGCAGACCTTTAAACACTTTGGCATTGAACTGTCCCGCGCGACGATGTCCAACTGGATCATCAAAGGCAGTGAGCGTTACCTTGAACCCCTCTACCGGCTGATGAAAAAACATCTGGAAAAAGAAAGCTTTCTGATGGCTGATGAGACATCACTGAAAGTTCTGACTAAAGATGGGGAAGCCTGTACCAGCAAGGCCTATATGTGGCTGTATCGTCCCGGGAAATACGGAAAACCCATGGCGTTGTTTGAATATCAGCCGTCCCGGAGTGGCAAACACCCCAAAAATTTCCTTGAAAATTTCAAAGGAATCCTTCAAACGGACGGTTATGACGGCTATAACAGCGTAACCGATATTACCCGGGTCTGCTGCTTTGCCCATGCCAGACGTCAATACACTGATGCGCTAAAAGCATTGCCAAAAGGGACTATAAAAACCGAAACCGAAGCCTGGCAGGCCGTTCAGATGATAGGTGAAATGTTTGTCTTTGAGAAAGCGCTGTTAAAAGAAGACCTGACCCCGAAAGAGCGTAAGGAGCGACGGGAAAAAGAGCTTAAACCGCTGATGACAGCTTATTTCGCATGGGTAAAATTAATGTCGCAGAATACCCTTCCCAAAAGCGCCTTTGGAAAAGCGCTCAACTACAGTCTCAAACACCAGACTGTACTGGAAAACATTTTGCTTGACGGCCAATGTGAACTTTCCACCAACATTGCCGAACAACAGATCAAGCCTTTTGTTGTGGCCAGAAAAAACTTTCTTTTCTGTAAAACAGCCAATGGTGCCAAAGCTTCCGCCACTGCCTTCAGCCTGATCCAGAGTGCCAAACTTAATGAGCTCAACCCTTATGAATATCTCAAATTTCTCTTTGAACGTCTGCCGGATATAAACTGCGATGACGAGGTCGCACTGGAACCTTTTCTTCCCTGGTCCGATCAGCTGCCCGAGATCTGCCGCCAGTCCTTGGCCCAAACTAATCAGCATCAATAA
- the tnpB gene encoding IS66 family insertion sequence element accessory protein TnpB (TnpB, as the term is used for proteins encoded by IS66 family insertion elements, is considered an accessory protein, since TnpC, encoded by a neighboring gene, is a DDE family transposase.), with translation MLTGLNSGNVHIALGATDLRKSIDGLSLIVREVLKEDPFSMHLFAFCNKRRNLIKILVWDQTGFWIHYKRLENGCFQWPEKSGAPSIVVTERSFRWLLDGLTLDEKQAHPPVKQRILI, from the coding sequence ATGTTGACAGGCCTCAACTCCGGAAATGTGCATATAGCTCTGGGAGCCACCGATCTCAGAAAAAGTATCGATGGACTGTCCCTGATTGTCAGGGAAGTTCTGAAAGAAGATCCCTTTTCCATGCACCTGTTTGCATTCTGCAATAAACGCAGGAATCTGATTAAAATCCTGGTATGGGATCAGACCGGCTTCTGGATTCATTATAAACGTCTGGAAAACGGCTGTTTCCAGTGGCCGGAAAAAAGTGGCGCCCCTTCCATTGTTGTGACTGAAAGAAGTTTCCGGTGGTTGCTGGATGGACTGACCCTTGATGAAAAACAGGCGCATCCGCCAGTGAAACAGCGGATTTTAATCTGA